From a region of the [Eubacterium] eligens ATCC 27750 genome:
- a CDS encoding ABC transporter ATP-binding protein — MSRIIKNVLPYWKSIVLVFALLIVQAVCDLSLPAYTSDIIDTGIQNGGIEHTVPEKITKEEFDTAKLFMTEEEAQLWEQSYSYNEDDNVYELSVKGSKNKTDLDDTLFTALIINNQMSSVTESAFKSRMAEQMHVSEEQLSNVSVEDIGKSMGVELTTFTQMMEDSDGNEVETICVDMRQIVKAMYSAGAMSKDDILSMRSEFQKTIDTMGKTLVSSMGVAYAKSMDAKAGMDMDSIQTKYLWAAGLKMVAMALLMAVTSVCIGFLASRVGAGVARDMRGKLYSNVMGFSNAEMDKFSTASLITRTTNDVQQVQMVTVIMLRMILYAPILGVGGIIKVVGTGAGMGWVIVMAVAVIIAFVMLLMVIAMPKFKLMQKLVDNVNLVSREILTGLSVIRAFGREKKEEERFDEANKKLTKTMLFTNRTMTFMMPSMMFIMNGLSVLIVWVAAHRIDAGVMQVGSMTAFITYSMLIVMSFLMLTMMSVMLPRAMVAADRIDEVINTHSSIEDSENPETIESAKGVVEFNHVNFMYPGAKANALEDITFKAEPGKTTAIIGSTGCGKSTLVNLIPRLYDVTGGSITIDGHDIRNISMHDLRSELGYVPQKGMLFSGTIASNLRFGNPDASDEDVVKAAQIAQATEFIDNKAEKYDSPIAQGGTNVSGGQKQRLSIARAIAKHPRVFIFDDSFSALDLKTDAILRKELAANVSDATVIIVAQRISTILHADQILVMDDGKIVGKGTHEELMKTCETYQQIASSQLSAKELGKEA, encoded by the coding sequence ATGAGCAGAATTATTAAAAATGTGCTGCCATACTGGAAGTCGATAGTGCTGGTATTTGCACTGCTTATTGTTCAGGCAGTGTGTGACTTGTCGCTTCCTGCGTATACTTCAGATATCATTGATACAGGTATACAGAATGGAGGCATAGAGCATACTGTGCCAGAAAAGATTACTAAGGAAGAATTTGACACTGCGAAGCTTTTTATGACAGAGGAAGAAGCACAGCTGTGGGAACAGTCGTATTCTTATAATGAAGATGATAATGTCTATGAATTAAGTGTCAAAGGTTCTAAGAATAAGACTGATTTAGACGACACACTTTTTACAGCACTTATAATTAACAACCAGATGTCTTCAGTGACTGAAAGTGCATTCAAGAGCCGTATGGCAGAGCAGATGCATGTAAGTGAGGAGCAGCTGTCCAATGTTTCAGTAGAAGATATTGGAAAGTCTATGGGCGTTGAACTAACTACATTTACACAGATGATGGAAGATTCGGATGGTAATGAGGTTGAAACTATATGTGTGGATATGAGACAGATAGTGAAGGCAATGTATAGTGCAGGGGCTATGAGTAAAGACGATATCCTTTCTATGCGAAGCGAATTCCAGAAGACTATTGATACCATGGGAAAGACTCTTGTTTCGTCTATGGGCGTTGCTTATGCAAAGAGCATGGATGCCAAGGCAGGAATGGACATGGATTCTATCCAGACTAAGTATCTGTGGGCAGCTGGTCTTAAGATGGTTGCCATGGCACTTCTTATGGCGGTTACTTCTGTATGTATAGGCTTCCTTGCATCAAGAGTTGGTGCAGGCGTTGCAAGAGATATGAGAGGAAAACTGTATTCTAATGTCATGGGATTCTCTAATGCTGAGATGGACAAATTCTCTACAGCATCACTTATCACAAGAACAACTAATGATGTACAGCAGGTTCAGATGGTTACGGTTATTATGCTGAGAATGATTCTGTATGCACCAATTCTTGGTGTTGGAGGAATTATAAAGGTTGTTGGAACGGGAGCCGGCATGGGCTGGGTTATAGTTATGGCTGTTGCGGTTATCATTGCATTTGTAATGCTTCTTATGGTAATTGCGATGCCTAAGTTCAAGCTTATGCAGAAGCTGGTAGATAATGTCAATCTTGTATCCAGAGAGATTCTTACAGGTCTTTCTGTAATAAGAGCCTTTGGAAGAGAGAAGAAGGAAGAGGAAAGATTTGATGAAGCTAATAAGAAGCTTACTAAGACAATGCTCTTTACTAACAGAACAATGACATTCATGATGCCAAGCATGATGTTTATCATGAATGGTTTGTCAGTTCTTATCGTGTGGGTTGCCGCACACAGAATTGATGCCGGAGTTATGCAGGTAGGTTCTATGACTGCATTTATAACATATTCGATGCTCATAGTTATGTCATTCCTTATGCTTACAATGATGTCTGTAATGCTTCCAAGAGCGATGGTTGCAGCTGACCGTATAGATGAAGTTATTAATACACATTCTTCAATAGAAGACTCTGAGAATCCTGAGACAATTGAGTCTGCAAAGGGTGTAGTTGAGTTTAATCATGTAAATTTCATGTATCCGGGTGCTAAAGCGAACGCACTTGAGGATATTACATTTAAAGCAGAGCCGGGTAAGACTACAGCAATTATAGGAAGTACGGGCTGTGGAAAGTCAACGCTCGTTAATCTTATTCCAAGATTGTATGATGTTACAGGAGGAAGCATTACTATTGATGGTCATGATATAAGAAATATCTCTATGCATGACTTAAGAAGTGAGCTTGGTTACGTGCCTCAGAAGGGAATGCTTTTCTCTGGTACTATTGCAAGTAATTTAAGATTCGGTAATCCTGATGCAAGCGATGAAGATGTCGTTAAGGCAGCACAGATTGCACAGGCAACTGAGTTCATTGATAATAAGGCTGAGAAGTATGACAGTCCTATAGCACAGGGCGGTACTAATGTTTCAGGCGGTCAGAAGCAGAGACTTTCTATTGCCAGAGCAATAGCAAAGCACCCAAGAGTGTTTATATTTGATGACAGCTTTTCAGCACTTGATTTAAAAACTGACGCAATTCTTCGTAAGGAGCTTGCTGCAAATGTGTCTGATGCCACTGTTATTATTGTAGCTCAGCGAATCAGCACAATCCTTCATGCAGATCAGATTCTTGTTATGGATGATGGTAAGATTGTTGGCAAGGGAACGCATGAAGAACTTATGAAGACATGTGAGACATATCAGCAGATTGCAAGTTCACAGCTTTCTGCTAAAGAGCTTGGAAAGGAGGCCTAG
- a CDS encoding ECF transporter S component translates to MNTINATRTSATKFNTKYMVELALMVAVILVMSLTPLGYIRTPGLSITLLTVPVAVGAIILGPVGGLICGLTFGLTSFYQCFVGGAMGTVLLGINPFGTFVTTVVTRTLEGFLTGLIFKGLHSINGVKKFSYYIASLCCPLLNTLLFMSSLVLFFYNTDYVQAFVTALGAKNPLIFVVLFVGVQGLIEAGICFIVASVVSRALYAALKLNQN, encoded by the coding sequence ATGAATACTATCAATGCAACTCGAACTTCTGCAACGAAGTTCAACACTAAGTACATGGTGGAGCTGGCACTTATGGTTGCGGTCATACTCGTTATGTCACTGACCCCATTAGGCTACATCCGTACCCCTGGACTTTCTATCACCCTTTTAACTGTTCCTGTAGCTGTAGGTGCTATCATCTTAGGACCTGTCGGCGGTTTAATCTGTGGTCTGACATTCGGACTCACAAGCTTTTATCAGTGCTTCGTTGGAGGCGCAATGGGAACTGTTCTTCTCGGAATTAATCCATTTGGTACATTTGTAACAACAGTAGTAACAAGAACTCTTGAAGGCTTCCTTACAGGACTTATATTCAAGGGACTTCACAGTATTAATGGAGTTAAGAAATTTTCTTATTATATAGCAAGTCTCTGCTGTCCTTTACTTAATACTTTATTATTCATGAGTTCACTTGTTCTCTTCTTCTATAATACAGATTATGTACAGGCCTTCGTTACTGCACTCGGAGCTAAGAACCCACTTATATTCGTAGTATTATTTGTTGGTGTTCAGGGACTTATTGAGGCAGGAATCTGCTTTATTGTTGCTAGTGTGGTTTCCCGTGCATTATATGCTGCACTTAAGCTTAACCAGAATTAG